The Toxorhynchites rutilus septentrionalis strain SRP chromosome 3, ASM2978413v1, whole genome shotgun sequence genome includes a region encoding these proteins:
- the LOC129778966 gene encoding myoneurin-like: MSLVGCTEQLFEVPCKQTDPQPDSDSGYPSPETCQEGRFTSPSQHIEENPTYLEADFANTLTQQHEYDINGDVVGTVSVYPGSIPTTLLQQNYHTQEEQYTMQLNLESNQLTNQQNSELTQPCEQFSFEKQPPTISVAPSTISPTIQYDSQQQWCSTELLQQNHQPQSHHYTHWHTPESQASAQQIDTPERKTIQQSPSDTDTQVYHQVWTTTTPIQKIKQNEAQIQIIHPDAVESSSSTTVLMVSLSSLSPSPSLSSNSSVTSGTVSAEPTVVASDLRCHLCQKTFDRQASRTQHINTVHSDSENLCLKCGKRFKTVERLDYHIASHSRKNKPYPCDICEKEYIHKTDLLRHQDGHNSNGKRFKCNPCGVGFSRFDQFKKHKTTRKHQKIVAKQGKVCDQ; encoded by the coding sequence ATGTCACTTGTTGGTTGCACTGAGCAGCTCTTCGAGGTACCCTGTAAGCAGACAGATCCGCAACCGGATTCTGATTCCGGCTACCCATCGCCCGAAACCTGCCAGGAGGGACGATTTACCTCGCCATCCCAACATATAGAGGAAAACCCAACTTATTTGGAAGCAGATTTTGCTAACACTCTTACCCAGCAGCATGAATACGATATTAATGGAGATGTCGTAGGTACCGTGTCCGTGTATCCTGGATCTATACCGACAACGCTGTTACAACAAAACTATCATACACAAGAAGAACAATACACGATGCAGCTTAATCTGGAATCGAACCAACTAACCAATCAACAGAACTCAGAGCTCACGCAACCTTGCGAACAATTCTCATTCGAAAAACAGCCACCAACAATTTCAGTTGCACCGTCGACAATCAGTCCTACCATTCAGTACGATTCCCAACAACAATGGTGTTCAACAGAGCTTTTACAACAGAATCATCAACCGCAATCACATCACTATACGCATTGGCACACGCCAGAGTCACAAGCTTCGGCACAACAAATTGATACACCGGAGAGGAAGACAATCCAGCAATCACCTTCAGATACTGACACTCAGGTTTATCACCAAGTTTGGACCACAACAACGCCGATTCAAAAGATAAAACAGAATGAAGCTCAAATTCAGATCATACATCCAGATGCAGTAGAATCTTCTTCGTCGACAACGGTCTTAATGGTCTCATTGTCGTCACTATCGCCTTCTCCAAGTTTATCTTCGAACAGTAGTGTAACATCCGGTACGGTTTCGGCAGAACCGACTGTAGTTGCCAGCGATTTAAGATGTCACCTATGCCAAAAGACCTTCGATCGACAGGCCAGCCGTACGCAACACATCAATACGGTTCATTCAGATAGCGAAAATTTATGCTTGAAATGTGGAAAGAGATTCAAAACGGTTGAAAGACTTGACTACCACATTGCGAGTCACAGCCGCAAAAACAAACCTTACCCATGCGATATCTGTGAAAAGGAGTACATTCATAAAACTGATCTCCTCCGCCACCAGGACGGTCATAATTCAAACGGCAAACGATTCAAATGTAACCCATGTGGCGTAGGGTTCAGCCGTTTTGACCAATTCAAAAAACACAAGACAACCAGGAAGCATCAGAAAATCGTCGCCAAACAAGGTAAAGTGTGTGATCAGTGA